One Carassius auratus strain Wakin chromosome 3, ASM336829v1, whole genome shotgun sequence genomic region harbors:
- the LOC113051881 gene encoding 2-amino-3-ketobutyrate coenzyme A ligase, mitochondrial-like: MSLRPAVRLLGAPSFRSVLQPCSAGANRGYSAVAQALSVLGNELDSIRVAGTWKGERVITSSQGPHICVDGSRGDILNFCANNYLGLSSHPEVVKAGIDALQKYGAGLSSVRFICGTQSIHKNLEEKLAQFHEREDCILYASCFDANAGLFEVLLGPDDAVLSDELNHASIIDGIRLCRAKRFRYKHMDLNDLEEKLKESQSSRLRLVVTDGVFSMDGDVAPLQGICDLAEQYGALVFIDECHATGFMGPRGRGTDELLGVMDRVHIVNSTLGKALGGAAGGYTVGPKALIELLRQRSRPYLFSNSLPPPVVGCATRAVELLLESSVIAQSMAAKTMRFRNKMTQAGFTISGTAHPICPVMLGDARLASLMADDMLKLGVYVIGFSYPVVPKGKARIRVQISAAHTDEDIDRTVDAFIQTGRKHGVIS, from the exons ATGTCGCTTCGCCCAGCTGTTCGTCTACTCGGGGCTCCGAGCTTCAGGAGTGTCTTACAGCCCTGCTCTGCTGGTGCAAACAGAGGGTACTCGGCCGTGGCTCAGGCGCTCTCGGTGCTGGGGAACGAGCTGGACTCTATCCGGGTCGCGGGCACGTGGAAGGGGGAGCGGGTCATCACGTCCAGCCAGGGGCCTCATATCTGCGTGGACGGCAGCAGAGGCG ACATATtgaatttctgtgcaaataaCTACCTGGGTTTATCCAGTCATCCAGAGGTGGTGAAGGCAGGAATAGATGCTCTGCAGAAGTACGGCGCTGGCCTTAGCTCAGTTCGCTTCATCTGCGGCACACAG AGCATCCACAAGAACTTGGAAGAGAAACTAGCCCAGTTTCATGAAAGAGAAGACTGTATTCTGTATGCGAGCTGCTTCGATGCCAATGCTGGTCTGTTTGAG GTCCTGTTGGGTCCCGATGATGCCGTGTTGTCTGATGAACTAAACCACGCCTCTATTATCGATGGCATTCGATTGTGTCGTGCCAAGAGGTTCCGCTACAAACACATGGACCTGAATGACCTGGAAGAAAAGCTGAAAGAATCACAG TCCTCTCGTCTGAGGTTGGTGGTCACAGACGGTGTGTTCTCCATGGATGGTGATGTGGCTCCTCTGCAGGGTATCTGTGATCTAGCTGAGCAGTACGGTGCCCTGGTCTTCATTGATGAATGTCATGCCACAGGATTCATGGGTCCCCGTGGCCG AGGAACCGATGAGCTGCTGGGAGTGATGGACAGGGTGCACATTGTGAATTCCACTCTGGGAAAAGCACTGGGAGGAGCTGCTG GTGGTTACACTGTCGGACCCAAGGCTTTGATTGAGCTTCTGAGACAGCGGTCTCGTCCGTACCTCTTCTCAAACTCCCTCCCTCCTCCTGTGGTGGGCTGTGCCACCCGTGCCGTGGAACTGCTGCTGGAATCCAGTGTTATCGCTCAGTCCATGGCAGCTAAAACCATGAG GTTCCGAAACAAAATGACACAGGCAGGGTTCACCATTTCTGGCACAGCTCATCCCATCTGTCCTGTGATGCTAGGAGACGCCCGTCTGGCTTCACTTATGGCTGATGATATGCTAAAACTGG GAGTGTATGTGATCGGTTTCTCCTACCCGGTTGTTCCCAAAGGAAAAGCCCGGATTCGAGTCCAGATCTCTGCAGCTCACACTGATGAGGACATTGATCGGACTGTAGATGCCTTCATACAGACCGGCAGGAAGCATGGCGTCATTTCCTAA
- the LOC113051849 gene encoding DNA replication licensing factor mcm5, producing the protein MSGFDDPGVYYSDSFGGGEGIGDEGVVKRSQIKKKFREFLRQFRVGTDRTGFTYKYRDELKRHYTLGEYWIEVEMEDLASFDEDLSDCLYKLPTENLPLLEEAAQEVADEVTRPRPIGEESVQDIQVMLKSDAHPASIRNLKSEQVSRLVKIPGIIISATAVRAKATRVCLQCRGCRAVISNIPLPPGLQGYALPRKCNTEQAGRVKCPMDPYFIIPDRCVCVDFQTLRLQEAPDAVPHGEMPRHMQLYCDRYLCDRVVPGNRVTIMGIYSIKKVAQAKGKGRDKGAGVGIRAAYLRVVGIEVDTEGAGRGASGSVSPQEEEELRALASSPSVYDSLARSLAPSIYGSDDLKKAIACLLFGGSRKRLPDGLTRRGDINLLMLGDPGTAKSQLLKFVERCSPIGVYTSGKGSSAAGLTASVLRDPHTRGFVMEGGAMVLADGGVVCIDEFDKMREDDRVAIHEAMEQQTISIAKAGITTTLNSRCSVLAAANSVFGRWDDTKGEDNIDFMPTILSRFDMIFIIKDHHDQQRDMTLARHVMNVHLSAQTQMEGVEGEISLATLKKYIAYCRTKCGPRLSAAAAEKLKNRYVVMRSGAKEHERETDRRVSIPITVRQLEAVVRIAESLAKMKLQPIAGEEEVDEALRLFQVSTLDAAMSGSLSGVEGFTTQEDQELISRIEKQLKRRFAIGSQVSEHSIIQDFTKQKYPEHAIHKVLHLMMRRGEVQHRMQRKVLYRVK; encoded by the exons ATGTCGGGATTTGATGATCCAGGAGTTTATTATAGTGACAGTTTCGGAGGAGGTGAAGGCATCGGTGATGAGGGGGTCGTGAAACGCAGCCAGATCAAAAAAAAGTTTCGAGAGTTTTTGAGACAATTCAGAGTCGGCACCGATCGGACTGGGTTCACCTACAAATACAG AGATGAACTCAAGAGGCACTATACTTTGGGAGAGTACTGGATTGAGGTGGAGATGGAGGATCTGGCCAGTTTTGATGAAGATCTGTCAGACTGTCTGTACAAACTGCCCACTGAGAACCTGCCTCTG CTGGAGGAGGCGGCGCAGGAAGTGGCTGATGAGGTCACACGTCCGCGGCCAATAGGAGAAGAGAGTGTACAGGACATCCAGGTCATGCTGAAGAGCGACGCCCACCCGGCCTCCATCCGTAACTTGAAA TCGGAGCAGGTGTCCCGTCTCGTGAAGATCCCTGGTATAATCATATCTGCTACGGCTGTGAGGGCCAAAGCCACCAGAGTGTGTCTTCAGTGCCGTGGCTGCAGAGCGGTTATCAGTAACATCCCTCTGCCACCGGGACTGCAGGGTTACGCTCTGCCCCGCAAGTGCAACAC TGAGCAGGCGGGACGTGTCAAGTGCCCCATGGATCCGTATTTCATTATTCCGGACAGATGCGTGTGTGTGGATTTCCAAACTCTGCGTCTGCAGGAAGCTCCTGATGCTGTTCCACACGGAGAGATGCCACGACACATGCAGCTGTACTGCGACAG GTACTTATGTGACCGTGTAGTCCCAGGCAACAGAGTCACCATCATGGGCATCTACTCCATCAAGAAGGTGGCGCAGGCCAAGGGCAAAGGTCGTGATAAGGGAGCAGGTGTGGGCATCCGAGCGGCGTACCTGCGTGTCGTGGGCATTGAAGTGGATACTGAAGGAGCAG gccGTGGAGCCTCGGGGTCTGTTTCTCCTCAGGAGGAAGAGGAGTTGAGGGCTCTGGCTTCCTCTCCCTCCGTCTACGACTCGCTCGCCCGCTCTCTGGCCCCGTCCATCTACGGCAGCGACGACCTGAAGAAAGCCATCGCGTGCCTTCTGTTCGGGGGCTCCAGGAAGAG GTTGCCTGATGGTTTGACACGCAGAGGGGATATTAACTTGTTGATGCTGGGAGATCCAGGCACAGCCAAGTCTCAGCTGCTGAAGTTTGTGGAGAGATGTTCTCCGATTGGG GTCTACACGTCTGGGAAGGGCAGCAGTGCCGCTGGTTTGACCGCCTCAGTGCTGCGAGACCCGCACACTCGTGGTTTCGTCATGGAGGGTGGTGCCATGGTGCTGGCTGATGGAGGAGTGGTCTGCATCGATGAGTTTGACAAG ATGAGAGAGGATGACCGAGTCGCCATCCATGAGGCCATGGAGCAGCAGACCATTTCTATCGCAAAG GCCGGCATCACCACCACCCTGAACTCCCGCTGCTCTGTGTTAGCCGCTGCCAACTCTGTGTTCGGCCGCTGGGACGATACAAAAGGAGAGGACAACATAGACTTCATGCCCACTATCCTGTCTCGATTTGACATGATCTTCATCATCAAAGACCATCATGACCAACAGAGAGACATG ACTTTGGCCCGGCACGTGATGAACGTTCACCTGAGCGCTCAGACGCAGATGGAGGGTGTCGAGGGAGAGATTTCTCTGGCCACGCTGAAGAAATACATCGCCTACTGCAGAAC GAAATGTGGCCCGCGTCTGTCTGCGGCGGCCGCGGAGAAACTGAAGAACAGATACGTGGTGATGAGGAGCGGAGCGAAGGAACACGAGAGAGAGACCGACAGACGAGTGTCCATCCCCATCACTGTCAG GCAGCTTGAGGCCGTGGTGCGCATCGCAGAGTCTCTGGCGAAGATGAAGCTGCAGCCCATCGCCGGAGAGGAAGAGGTGGACGAGGCTCTGAGACTCTTCCAGGTGTCCACGCTGGACGCAGCTATGTCCGGCAGTCTCTCTG GTGTTGAAGGATTTACCACTCAGGAGGATCAGGAGCTGATCTCTCGCATCGAGAAACAGCTGAAGAGACGCTTCGCCATCGGCTCCCAGGTGTCCGAGCACAGCATCATACAGGACTTCACCAAACAG AAATATCCAGAGCACGCCATTCACAAAGTCCTTCATCTGATGATGAGGAGGGGTGAAGTGCAGCACCGCATGCAGAGGAAGGTTCTCTACAGGGTCAAGTAG
- the LOC113051898 gene encoding heme oxygenase — protein MDSMASKPREATGSDLSEQIKAATKDVHVRAENTQLMLNYQKGLITQTQYKLLLCSLYEIYRALEDELDRNAAHPAVQPVYFPQELARLEALERDLEHFFGPHWRTRITVPAATHRYTQRLREIGKSSPGLLVAHAYTRYLGDLSGGQVLGKITQKSLGLSGNSGVSFFLFPGVTSPNRFKQLYRSRMNSIELTEQQRRDVLDEATTAFELNIEVFDDLQKLLSITEEASSEKGNDATSKTLSKTFSSSPALQLALAVGITMATVAMGVYAF, from the exons ATGGATTCCATGGCAAGCAAACCAAGAGAAGCCACCGGCAG TGATCTGTCCGAGCAGATAAAAGCAGCCACCAAAGACGTTCACGTTCGAGCTGAGAACACACAACTGATGCTCAACTACCAGAAAGGACTGATCACACAAACACAGTACAAG CTGCTGCTGTGTTCTCTGTATGAGATCTACCGAGCGCTGGAGGATGAGCTGGACAGGAACGCCGCTCATCCCGCGGTTCAGCCCGTCTACTTCCCTCAGGAGCTGGCCAGACTGGAGGCTCTGGAGCGGGACCTGGAGCACTTCTTCGGACCCCACTGGAGGACGAGGATCACCGTGCCGGCCGCCACACACAGATACACCCAGAGACTGAGAGAG ATTGGCAAGAGCAGCCCGGGTCTTCTGGTGGCACATGCATACACGCGCTATCTTGGTGATCTGTCAGGAGGACAAGTGCTGGGAAAAATTACCCAGAAGTCCTTGGGGCTGAGTGGGAACAGCGGGGTTTCGTTCTTCTTGTTCCCTGGCGTGACGAGCCCCAacagattcaagcagctgtacAGGAGCAGAATGAACAGCATCGAGCTCACGGAGCAGCAGAGACGGGACGTCCTGGACGAGGCCACCACAGCTTTTGAGCTCAACATCGAG GTTTTTGATGATCTTCAGAAATTGCTGAGCATCACAGAGGAAGCTTCAA GTGAGAAAGGAAATGACGCCACATCCAAAACTCTGTCAAAAACCTTCTCCAGCTCTCCAGCGCTTCAGTTGGCATTAGCTGTGGGAATCACGATGGCAACGGTTGCAATGGgagtttatgcattttaa